From the Anabas testudineus chromosome 23, fAnaTes1.2, whole genome shotgun sequence genome, one window contains:
- the zc3hc1 gene encoding nuclear-interacting partner of ALK yields MATLGASRGDRLGNSNHQKSSLASPEKVRELLNEGVSSTDIGSNSGQGDLKVLEVKSNTQAPCEATNKEAFFSRVESYSCLKWAGKPRTLSPLMCARYGWINVGCDMLKCSTCQAFLCASLQPTLDFEKYESRITEISKQLQTQHEKFCPWPDFPCPERFWLVPACEPSALLTAFLERFQSTCLLAQQLPAMKPEQLKSMSLTEDVISIILQLTEEEQKKRGAALCSEPLAVQVAACIVSLCGWEASPALHAMNLPILTCSYCMRKVGLWNFHQMELMSGDGDILPNSAGQSVQASGPASAPTQEGQGEQPMSVSPTPATTPCRMKLRSQDSTRSDQGEGTYSPVASRARSRDSPSPSEELPSPLTRGKRPATRSRGQGENSGCDGGASLQHLPKRLCLSSAGGPDEPLHRNAFDPLAQHRDWCPWISVGKENVDPGAVPFLDGGSRLHQQGWKAALDLLLPMKKNSNTVGASPGQGPRDKSKRVFAIFRQWQVSSSPSQ; encoded by the exons ATGGCGACTCTCGGAGCTAGTCGTGGAGATCGCCTCGGCAACTCTAATCATCAAAAGTCTTCTCTTGCTTCCCCGGAGAAAGTTCGTGAACTTCTTAACGAGGGGGTGTCTTCAACAGACATCGGATCTAACAG TGGACAAGGAGATTTGAAAGTTCTCGAAGTTAAAAGCAACACTCAAGCACCTTGTGAGGCAACTAACAAAGAAGCTTTTTTCTCGAGAGTGGAATCTTATTCA TGTTTGAAATGGGCAGGGAAGCCCCggactctgtctcctctcatgTGTGCCAGATATGGCTGGATCAACGTTGGTTGTGATATGCTCAAGTGCTCCACCTGTCAGGCTTTTCTGTGTGCATCATTACAGCCTACGTTAGACTTTGAAAAAT ATGAATCCCGCATTACAGAGATATCGAAGCAGCTCCAGACACAGCATGAGAAATTTTGTCCTTGGCCTGACTTTCCTTGCCCAG agcGGTTTTGGCTGGTTCCTGCCTGTGAACCATCAGCACTTCTGACTGCCTTTTTAGAGCGTTTTCAGAGCACCTGTCTTCTTGCACAGCAGCTGCCAGCCATGAAGCCTGAGCAGCTGAAATCAATG TCTTTAACAGAGGATGTTATCAGTATTATACTGCAGCTGACAGAGgaagagcaaaaaaaaaggGGAGCAGCTTTATGTTCTGAACCTTTGGCTGTCCAAGTGGCTGCATGcattgtttctctctgtggctGGGAGGCAAG ccCAGCTCTGCACGCCATGAACCTGCCCATCCTCACCTGCTCCTACTGTATGCGAAAGGTAGGCTTGTGGAACTTCCATCAGATGGAGTTAATGAGTGGAGATGGAGATATCTTACCAAACAGTGCAGGACAGTCTGTTCAGGCATCAGGTCCTGCTTCAGCACCCACGCAGGAAGGCCAGGGAGAACAGCCTATGTCTGTCTCACCCACCCCTGCTACAACTCCATGTCGCATGAAGCTAAGGAGCCAGGACTCCACTCGGTCCGACCAG GGTGAGGGCACTTACTCCCCTGTGGCCTCGCGTGCTCGAAGTAGAGATTCACCAAGCCCCAGTGAAGAGTTGCCAAGTCCTTTAACCAGGGGCAAGAGGCCTGCAACTCGTAGTAGAGGACAGGGGGAAAACTCTGGTTGTGATGGTGGTGCCAGTCTGCAGCACCTTCCTAAACGTCTGTGCCTCTCATCAGCTGGTGGTCCT GATGAGCCCCTGCATAGGAATGCATTTGACCCCCTCGCTCAGCACAGAGACTGGTGTCCATGGATCTCTGTGGGAAAGGAGAATGTGGATCCAGGGGCAGTTCCCTTTTTGGATGGAGGCTCAAGACTGCATCAGCAGGGCTGGAAGGCTGCTCTTGATCTACTCTTGCCCATGAAGAAGAACTCCAATACAGTGGGAGCCAGTCCAGGACAG GGCCCTCGTGACAAATCTAAAAGGGTGTTTGCTATATTCCGTCAGTGGCAGGtatcctcctctccatctcagTAG